In Zingiber officinale cultivar Zhangliang chromosome 3A, Zo_v1.1, whole genome shotgun sequence, the DNA window GGCCGTCGCCTCCGCCGACTCCCACCTCCGACGCCACCTCCAGTGACCACCACAGGTCGACCCTTGGTCTCTATGGTTTGTATTGTGCTTTGGGTGTGGTGTTCTGGCCATCGAGCCGCTGAGCTATTGATAttatacggcctgcgtgccgtgcgACGACCTACGAGCCGTCTCTTTGGACCCCTGCTGCATCAGATCCCATGTTGTCGCGCGATGTCTCGATCAGCGCcgcgaccagctcaccgatcccTCTAAGGGCGCCCcccccccccggggccagggtacgttcttgtACTCATATCTCATTTACGTCATTATTCTACTAGTCATTTATTCGATTGCTTATATATTTGTgagattcgcctcgagcaccgaggtaccagagaccgaggCAACCCGGTCGATGGCTACAGGTATTGTTGACCCGAGGATTccggacgacttggtcaacacaggagaCATATCACtatccgggtcatggggatgcggttaACCTTCCAGACATGTCACatcggcaggttcgtcttctcagcttcccgacaggaacaaatttgcaccgtctgtgggaacgcacctggtcTGGAACGTGAAGACGGACTACCTGGTGCGTGGGGAAGGATTTTGGTCGCCGCCAGTGGGGCACAGGGGGTCTCCTACGCACCTACTGTCGCTGTCGGCTCTCGCCGGCAGGCTCCTCCGGGGGCTTCTCCTTCTGCGCGCCCTGCCACCGCCTCCAGGGAGGCCGGCTGACGTCGACTTCCTCGAGGACGCATCTACTGCCCCCTTCTCCAATGCCGGCTAGATCCGAGGATTATAGTCCTCTTTTCCTCACACGCGCCGGCCAGACTCTGCTCCTCTTCCTCGTCTGTGACGAACGCCACGTCGCCGGCTGTTTCCTCGCGCCTAGACTCTTAAGCTTTCTCCGACGGCTCACTCGCCTAGCTCACGTGCGCCAACGACCTTGTGTCGCTGCCCTACCGTCGAACATCACAGGCAACCTCCCTCCTCACCCGGTGCTCTGTACCAGCAGCACCCTCCACCGGCAGCACCCTTTGCCGGTCCTTCTCCCTTAGTGTCGGTCGCCGCCATCTTTGGCACCGCTTCCAGCCGCTGCTGCCCAGTCCAGCGGTCGTCGCCTCCGCCGACTCCCACCTCTGACGCCACCTCCAGTGACCACCACAGGTCGACCCTTGGTCTCTATGGTTTGTATTGTGCTTTGGGTGTGGTGTTCTGGCCATCGAGTCGCTGAGCTATTGATAttatacggcctgcgtgccgcgtgACGACCTACGAGCCATCTCTTTGGACCCCTGCTGCATCAGATCACATGTTGTCGCGCGACGTCTCGATCAGCGCcgcgaccagctcaccgatcccTTTGAGGGTGCCCCCCCCctccggggccagggtacgttcctgTACTCATATCTCATTTATGTCATTATTCTACTAGTCATTTATTCGACTGCTTATATATTTGTGAGATTCGCCTCGAGCACTGAGGTACCAGAgatcggggcaacccggtcgatGTCTACAGGTATTGTTGACCCAAGGATTCCGagcgacttggtcaacacaggagaCAGATCACtatccgggtcatggggatgcggttaACCTTCCAGACATGTCACatcggcaggttcgtcttctcagcttcccgacatgaacaaattggcgtcgtctgtgggaacgcacctggtcCGGAACGTGAAGACGGACGACCTGGAAAATTCCGCCATCCTCATGGCCTTGATGAGTTTCGACGAGTATATCGTatcctcctcactccacgggtattcgggagtcgagaaatttGGTTAGGCTCtctgctggtcggcaggtcagtttttCAGTTACATTATCTTTCGGGCATAGAATTTAGCATGATTTCTCGAGCAAGGACTCCTgtgccgatcggtcgggttttcatcatatccgagccacgggctcgatgccaaAAGCCCCCGAGCCGACCGGTCGGATGTGTATTATATCCAAGCCACCGGCTTGATGCCGAAAACCCCGTATTGATCGgccggacgtatattatccgagccaccggcacGATGCCGAAGACCCCATGTCGATCGGCCagacgtatattatccgagccaccggctcgatgccgaagaccccgtgtcgatcgaccgggcgtatattatccgagccaccggctcgatgccgaagaccccgtgtcgatcggccgggcgtatattatccgagccaccggctcgatgtcgaagaccccgtgccgatcggccggacgtatattatccgagccaccggctcgatgtcgaagaccccgtgccgatcggccgggcatatattatccgagccatcgatcggccgggcgtatattatccgagccaccggctcgatgtcgaagaccccgtgccgatcgaccgggcgtatattatccgagccaccggctcgttgtcgaagaccccgtgccgatcggccgggcgtatattatccgagccaccggctcgttgtcgaagaccccgtgccgatcggtcgggcgtatattatccgagccaccggctcgttgtcgaagaccccgtgccgatcggccgggcgtatattatccgagccaccggctcgttgtcgaagaccccgtgccgatcggtcgggcgtatattatccgagccaccggctcgttgtcgaagaccccgtgtcaatcggccgggtttgaattatgcttgaagaccgtcgagtggcgacgttaaactctagagtcgaaccgacgactataaaaaccccggcttgaaaaccgtcgagcggcgacattaaactctagagtcgaaccggcgactataagaactccggcttgaagaccgtcgagcggcgacgttaaactctagagtcgaaccggcgactataaaaacctcggcttgaagaccgtcgagcggcgacgttaaactctagagtcgaaccagcgactataaaatccccggcttgaagaccgtcgagcgacgacgttaaacccttgtcttatcggatattctttctcccccgttcggggtcgagcttatcagagcatctatctcccccattcggggttgaGCAGACTTCACTGGTCGCGGACCAACATATCATatatcttatctcccccgttcggggtcgagtggtcgtcACCTTTGGacattctatctcccccgttcgaggtcgagcggGCATCACTGGTTTCAGACCAGCTTTAGATATTCTacttcccccgttcggggtcgagtagtCTCCACGAgcatttatctcccccgttcggggtcgagcagttttCACGAGTCACGGAGCTTATAGGATCTTCTATCtctcccattcggggtcgagtctcggaccagcttatcggatcttctatcttccgttcggggtcgagcgccACTGGTCTTGGACAAGCTTtagttatttcatctcccccgtttggggttgagcagccttcactggtctcggaccagcttcggttattacatctcccccgttcggggtcgagtggtcttcactggtctcggaccagcttcagttATTACATCTCCTCTGTTCGGGGTCGAATGGTCTTCACTGATCCTGGATCAAGTTATCAGCACATCGTATTTTTTATCTCTCCCGTTCAGGGTTGAGCatatcagagcatctatctcccccgttcggggtccaGTATTCTTCGACCATCACATTTGATTTTTTATCTCCCTTGTTCGGAGGCAAGCAGTCTGCACTTGTCgcggaccagcttatcggatcttatctctcccattcggggtcgagccaGCTTTAATGATCACAGACAAGGGTGTCCACTGGTTCCAGACTAGGATATCTCACGGCTGTCTTCCCGCTCGGATAAAGACTTTAGCTTCCGAGTGTCTTCGTTTCCCGGGCTACACTTCCGATCAGCTCATgggtgatgcgtccgctcggcATCAGCCCACTCAGTACTACTCGATTGCCAGGTCGACATTTTACGATCGCCCGTTCGACATTCGGTGGGTTGCTCGGTCAGCACTCTCGCAGTCATCAGATCAGTATCGTTGGACCGTCCGTCCGGCCACACGCTTGAGCTAGGTCGCACGCTCGGCATTGTCCGCCCCACATCTATCCACTCGATCGACATCATTCTGATCGCCCGTTCGGCATCTTCGCTGTCGCGTGCTAGGCATCGCTGTCCGCTCGGTCTACTCAGTGTCCAGCGTGTCGCTCGGTCCACTATCCTTGCACTCGTCGCTTGTCTGTTGTTTTGTCGCTCGTTTAATGTTTTGTCGTTCACTCGACATCGAGTCGGTTATCGACTTGATCCGCTCGGCACCGTTGCTATCGCATGTGATACCGttattatagcgaccgctcgCGTGACATTGTGCAAGGGGTTCAGCGATTTGATTTTGGTATCAAGAACGGTTCAACCCTTTGCGAtgaactgtccagtcagtcggacttgcgcctccttcgactagacttgaaggggaggcttgtgatacggtgaagAGGGCATTTTGGACATTTAGGCTTTAGTAGGGTTTTGATTTAAAGGATGCACTGTTCACCTTTGAGGGGGGGGAGAGGATTTTGGCCGCCGCCAGTGGGGCACAGGGGGTCTCCTACGCGCCTACTGTCGCTGCAGGCTCTCGCCGGCAGGCACCTCCGGGGGCTTCTCCTTCTGCGCGCCCTGCCACCGCCTCCAGGGAGGCTGGCCGACGTCGACTTCCTCGAGGACGCATCTGCTACCCCCTTCTCCGACGCCGGCTAGATCCGAGGATTATAGTCCTCTTTTCCTCACACACGCCGGCCAGACTCTGCTCCTCTTCCTCGTCTGTGACGAACGCCACGTCGTCGGCTGTTTCCTCGCGCCTAGACTCTTAAGCTTTCTCCGACGGCTCGTTCGCCTAGCTCACGCGCGCCAACGACCTTGTGTCGCTGCCCTACCGTCGAACATCACAAGCGACCTCCCTCCTCACCCGGTGCTCTGTACCAGCAGCACCCTCCACTGGCAGCACCCTTTGCCGGTCCTTCTCCCTTAGTGTCAGTCGCCGCCATCTTTGGCACCGCTTCCAGCCGCTGCTGCCCAGTCCAGCGGTCGTCGCCTCCGCCGACTCCCACCTCCGACGCCACCTCCAGTGACCACCACAGGTCGACCCTTGGTCTCTATAGTTTGTATTGTGCTTTGGGTGTGGTGTTCTGGCCATCGAGTCGCTGAGCTATTGATAttatacggcctgcgtgccgcgtgACGACCTACGAGCCGTCTCTTTGGACCCCTGCTGCATTAGATCCCATGTTGTCGCGCGACGTCTCGATCAGCGCcgcgaccagctcaccgatcccTTTGAGGGCGCCCCCCctccggggccagggtacgttcctgTACTCATATCTCATTTACGTCATTATTCTACTAGTCATTTATTCGACTGCTTATatatttgtgggattcgcctcgagcaccgaggtaccagagacctgGGCAACTCGGACGATGGCTACAGGTATTGTTGACCCGAGGATTCCgggcgacttggtcaacacaggagacagatcaccatccgggtcatggggatgcggtcaaccttccagacatgtcacaccggcaggttcgtcttctcagcttcccgacaggaacatATGATATTTTTTAAACATCATGTTATTAGAGTATCCATATCAATTTtttattactatatctaaaatttaggataaatgatccactttattaaatttagataatcattttttACTACATACTACATCAAATACCTTAAAATTttcatcatccttaattttttattattttcttctctttcttctattttttattattatatttatgaaatgagtgaaaggagagagattaagtgaaaggagagagattaaaaaatatattattttatttttagggtagagattttatttcctaaatttaaaGGATcgctattcatcaaatctaaatttaatgaATGGATAAGGTAACTGATGTAAaggattttaagttaatttatccaaaatttaagataaaatctgTAAATAGAGTAATTGATATGGATATTTTTAATTGATGGAccaataaaatgaaaaataaatagagGCTTTCAAAATAGACTCATCTATGCTTAGTCCTTCTGAAAAATATAGAGTTAATGCGGAGTATTTTTGGATTCGGATTGAAGATTTTTGTATTAATTTAGGTTCGGATTGAATACGAATTGAGTTCGGATTAATCTGAATTAACTTGAATTTAagatttaatgatttttttatattaaattaaattttattttaaaatttaaaaaaaaaaatatatatatatatatatagcaaaatgccaataataataataataataataatagatttttttataattttaagtgCGCCATAAATTGCTGCAATAAATTTGCCACCGGTTGCAACAGTAGTGTACAGAACTAGTTCCGCGTTACGCAAGTCCaatcaagaataaaaaatgaCTGAAGAAACACAATCTGAAACTGACAGATCGTTCATGTCGTGCACGTTCATGTTTCAATTTTCATGCTGTGGACCATAAACTATAAAAATCCATCTTTAGCCTACCCAACTGTGACCCGCCAAAGAAATAAATGAGTCCAAAATTATATTATGAACGATATGGTTTCTCATTCCCTCTAAATACTAGTCCAACATTCATAACTCTGTCGCTTCTTTTTCTCTCTAAATTCCTTCCTGAACATCAACTATTTGTTGAATGAAGTTTGAAAACAGTTTGCTTTATAATTATATTCTCATTTCTCATTTATTAGTCAACAGAACAACGTCTGCTAACGAGTAATCGTGGCTTCACTTAAACGCCTGGGAAAGATTTTCAGTGGAAAAACTTAACTTCAATTGAAGTTTCCACTCAGTTTCAACAAGCTGATCAGATTTTAAGTTTGACGAGATAAAATGGGATGAAAATTTCAATGAATCTGAAGAAAGAAGTCAGTGAATGTTGTCAGCATTAAGGAAATAGGAATTAAGCCAATTTTCTAAGttccattttctaatttggtcaGGACTTTGTCTCTCTGTTGCATACTATTATACCTAATATGATATCTGCACTTCCTTTTCCACCAATTAATGCTTTAGAAAACTCATCCTCATACAATGAATTTCCTGTGATCTTACACCCGCATTTCTTTGTCAATCAAGTAAATACTACCCATTCAGTAGTTTCCTGTGGACCATCATCATTCTTTGTTCTTTGATGCAGTAGAATTCAGATGCCCGTAGCCGAATACTCTTTGGATGTTGATAGTTGAGCGCTCCTTTTGCTCTGTGTATCTACGTTGAATGACTCCTACAAAAAGTAAACATGTACGTAGTTAGAGGGAGCCGATCTTATCTCGGCAAAACCCCTGTGATGCTTGAGTGAGATTTCGAGAGATAGGGGAATAGAGAATAGTGGTAATGAAAGAGATGGCCGTGTCAGAGCATATTCTCTATCCTTATCCTCTGATTATCATCCCTCTTATATAACTTTTAACATGActttttttattaaacttaaattctcCCTTTACAATGGTCACCAAATGAATCTAGTCGGCTCgtgaataattaaaaaatattcgatttatatttaaatttatcgaattcgagtcAAGTTcaaacatgttaaaaaaaattttttaaaccgAACTCGAATCCAAATTATATTATTCGATAATTCATGAGTCGCTTATGagtcttaatattttattaatataaattatataaataaatttcaaacttTTTGAATATCTATTTTTGATCAATAATTTGATGAATAATTTGTGAATATGTTTGAATTTTTCGAGCCGCACTCGAACTTGAATCCTAATTCGAACTGAACTCGaacataaaattctaaaattttcaaacttcgaATCAAACTTGAACTTGAATATATGTATTTTGAATTGAATTCGAGCCTTAAAATTTTCAACGATTCAATTAGTTTACACCTCTACTGCCAACCAACTTTACTATTTCAATGGTGTGATGATCTCCTATTTTTAATAACGTTTCATTaatgagtattaacattcattgCTATTGTCCGCTTTCATTGCACCCACTATCCCTCCAAAACTTTAAGCCACCAGTTCTGTTGGACACCATTTGGTTCTCAATCTAATTTCCGGATTAGAAGCCGAGTACCATTTGGTTCCAATCCCATCTCTTACGCATAGGATTCTCAAACCGAATACTATATGACTCCAAACCTGATTCCTGAACACTATATTATAAGGTCGAGCACTATATTATAAGGTCGAGCACTGCACAACTTCGATCATGGTTCCTGAACATTATACGGCTTCAAAACCCATTCGTGAGCGCTATACGACCCCAAGCTCGATTCCTGAGCACTATGCGATTCCAAACTTGGTTCCCAAGCACCGTATAACTTCGGAATCAATTCCCAAGTACCATACGACTTTGAAGTTAACTCTCGAACATCATCTCTTTTCGAAATCTCGTTTCCAGGCTCAAAACCCACTCTTCCTTTTCCTTATGGGCCCAATTCAAACGCCCATAACCGATAATCGCATATTATTATGGAGTATCATACATCTGGCAACTTTTTGTGCCCAATTGGTATTGGTAATACTACTCATCTCTGCCTGTGAGCAAATTCCTTCGCCGAGAATTGAGATTTCACAGTTGAGAAGAAACTGCATTGAAGGAGATGAACCTGAATGGACTTTCCAGCTGAGAAACCTCATTCTCGAGCCACGTCGCTCACAAATTAAACTCTAGTAGGTTTTAAATCAACATCAATGCGTCATGAGACtatgaattgaaaaaaaaaacataaagtttAGAGAAGTTTTTGTTTATCTCTTGACTGATTTTCTAGTTTCTCTCATTTGATCAGCTTTCAAGATAAAAATAAAGAATCGAGGAAAATGCTTAAAACAGAGCCCAATTAGCCAGCAATTCCAAACTAAGGAAGCTTCCAATAATTAAGTCTTTGTCTTTCATTATTTCATAAGCTGAAATCGAAGAGTGATTAACGGCAtacttaacttaattaacttgggttttaaattaattaattaagtaattaattaagcaTATACTACTTCAATTTACCATGCATTTCGTGCACGTTTAATCGACTATTGCGGTTGGATATGGACCCAGATTCCCTCGCTCGGTATCCCTCCGTTCACAATGAACAACATGTAATACCCTGGCGGCGCTATGAACGCCGACCTCGGCGCCACCACCGCCACCTCGTACACCCATTCATCTTCTTCTACTGCAGGGGCCGTCTCCTCGGCCTCCAAGATCAGCAGCCTCTGGTTCATCGAGAACGAGTGCGTCGCGAAGGACGGCGACAACATTGTCACCCGCACCTGCTTCTCGTTCACCGCCGCCACGTCGAACCGCACCGTGAAACGCTCCCCGTACACCAAGTCCTTCGGCGCCGCAACCACCCTTGGCCGCAGCTTCGCTTTCTCTGGCGCTAAGTACTCCGGCGAGTAGGCCTCCAGGCTGAGGTCTGTCGGGTAGTCCACGCCGGTGAAGTTGTAGAATGCGTGCGGATTGCTGCCGCCGACGAGCACCCGGCCATCCCGGAGCAACACGGCCGAGGAGTGGTACATCCTCGGCACCGTGGTTGGGGTCTTGACCTCGAACCGGACTCCGGCCGGGGCGCCGGGCCGATACCCCACCGGCGCCAAGACCGGATCGCGGCCGAGTTCCCACCCGGAGGACCCGGCCGCGGCGCCGTTGACAATGAGCACCTCGTCGCCGTCGGGAAGGAGGACCATGTCGCCCATCACCCGCGCCGAAGGCATGGTCTCGATCGACCATGTCGGCGAGGGGTCGTTGATGCCCATCCTGAGACACGTTTTGAGCGCTCCGACAAAGAGCTTCTGAGTGGAGGCCTTCACGAACGCGCCGCGCGGGGCGCCGCCGCATATGAGGACTTGGACGTTGTCTCCCGATGGCGGCAGGGGAAGGAGAACAGAGGAGCCGGCGCAGGGGTAATTCCGGGGGTCACCGTCGGGGGTTGGTGGGTACTCACGGAAGACGGTGTTGGTGTTGTAGTCGAAGAGGATGGAACGGTTATTGGCAAAGATGAAGAGATTGCCGTCGACGTTGAGGTAGACGAATGGGTAGAGGTTGTTGAGCTCGCCGGGGTCGTTGGTGTCGCGGAGCAGAGGAAGGACTACGGCGGAGGTAATTCTGTTCTTAGGGACGAACTCGAAACTGGGTTGGGAGCGGCCGCCGACGACGATGGCAGTGCCGTCAGGGAGGACGTGGTTGGTGGCGTACCAACGCGGGGCGGCGAGTCCGGCGGGTTCCTCCTTCCAGTCGCAGTCAAAGCAGGGGTTGAAGTAGCGGACAGCGCGCTCACCGTCGTTGGCGCCGCCGGTCTGGACGAGGCGGCCGTCCGGGTCGAGGGTGGCGGAGGAACACCAGGGGTCGGTCTCCAAGGTGAGGGCGCGCACAGCATTGGTAGCCACGTCGTACTCGGCGGCGTGTGCGGTGCAGTCGTGGCTGAGCGTCCAGTCGCGGGGGTCGTCGCGGCATCGGCCGTCGGGGAGGGAAAGGTTGGACGGGCCGAAGTCTGTGCGGTCAAAGACGACGACGCGGTCGTTGGGGAGAAGCTGCATGTGCATCGCCGACACGCCAATGCTACTCTTCAGGAGCTGCCATTGGGCGGCGGTGGCGACTGCGGGCGACAAGGCCGCCGCAAGCACGAGGACGACGACCAAGAAAAATGAATGGACGTCGTCGTTCTTCATTGCTAAATCGAGAGCCGGTCGCAGTGCAGTGAAGCCAATCGATCATTT includes these proteins:
- the LOC122053650 gene encoding aldehyde oxidase GLOX-like, whose protein sequence is MKNDDVHSFFLVVVLVLAAALSPAVATAAQWQLLKSSIGVSAMHMQLLPNDRVVVFDRTDFGPSNLSLPDGRCRDDPRDWTLSHDCTAHAAEYDVATNAVRALTLETDPWCSSATLDPDGRLVQTGGANDGERAVRYFNPCFDCDWKEEPAGLAAPRWYATNHVLPDGTAIVVGGRSQPSFEFVPKNRITSAVVLPLLRDTNDPGELNNLYPFVYLNVDGNLFIFANNRSILFDYNTNTVFREYPPTPDGDPRNYPCAGSSVLLPLPPSGDNVQVLICGGAPRGAFVKASTQKLFVGALKTCLRMGINDPSPTWSIETMPSARVMGDMVLLPDGDEVLIVNGAAAGSSGWELGRDPVLAPVGYRPGAPAGVRFEVKTPTTVPRMYHSSAVLLRDGRVLVGGSNPHAFYNFTGVDYPTDLSLEAYSPEYLAPEKAKLRPRVVAAPKDLVYGERFTVRFDVAAVNEKQVRVTMLSPSFATHSFSMNQRLLILEAEETAPAVEEDEWVYEVAVVAPRSAFIAPPGYYMLFIVNGGIPSEGIWVHIQPQ